In the Dioscorea cayenensis subsp. rotundata cultivar TDr96_F1 chromosome 12, TDr96_F1_v2_PseudoChromosome.rev07_lg8_w22 25.fasta, whole genome shotgun sequence genome, one interval contains:
- the LOC120273439 gene encoding uncharacterized protein LOC120273439: protein MEAEGYFLNISHADGFQYGNQRTSLPKEQSAAKTFHTFEKPENDVSTEKKSLSSENSITAVSKQPKDSSVDSEHSENKTQLNEPKSGSPREVAKDCIQHTIDHPECSSPVSRQSPNRDFKKEKDGIEGIKLRSDGDGSTDTSYQVMLESYVLQLLCVQKVLTDASKKDTKKV, encoded by the exons ATGGAAGCGGAAGGCTATTTTCTAAACATATCTCATGCTGATGGTTTCCAATATGGCAACCAACGTACTAGCCTGCCAAAGGAACAAAGTGCTGCCAAAACATTCCATACCTTTGAGAAGCCAGAAAATGATGTTTCCACTGAGAAGAAATCTTTATCCTCAGAAAACAGTATAACCGCTGTCAGTAAACAACCCAAGGATAGCTCCGTGGATAGTGAACATTCAGAAAATAAGACTCAATTGAATGAACCTAAATCTGGAAGTCCACGTGAAGTTGCCAAAGACTGCATTCAGCATACAAT AGATCATCCAGAATGCAGTTCCCCTGTTTCACGCCAAAGTCCCAATAGAG ACTTCAAAAAGGAGAAGGATGGAATTGAGGGAATAAAACTTAGGAGCGACGGAGATGGTAGTACAGACACATCGTATCAGGTAATGCTGGAGAGTTATGTTCTTCAACTTCTTTGTGTGCAGAAAGTACTAACGGACGCATCAAAAAAGGATACCAAGAAGGTATGA
- the LOC120273251 gene encoding uncharacterized protein LOC120273251: MTSKCQQMEAHQNHYTFQTSCLMSWRIWKTQCSENIVFLQISLVISFIVLKVMENILGLMQIVKGNSNMMLGFGLLDEKFHDQMNYDAWKKKPFHADGCLSLFPEAKRTVVNPEDPFLDNFRTGTSIDKSFDFSGGFQNSAPLTSDFRQLTAERVNSATNSSANFETTIDPHAWSFTGKEDLHDSFSLFSEESCSSTAVGEERSYEFESQSIGIGSRHSNF, translated from the exons ATGACATCAAAATGTCAACAGATGGAGGCTCACCAGAATCATTACACATTTCAAACATCATGCTTGATGAGCTGGAGAATATGGAAAACACAATGTTCAGAAAACATCGTATTTCTACAGATTTCTTTAGTGATCAGTTTTATAGTTCTGAAAGTGATGGAAAATATACTAGGTCTTATGCAGATCGTCAAAGGAAACAGCAATATGATG TTAGGCTTTGGCCTCTTAGATGAAAAATTCCATGATCAAATGAACTATGACGCATGGAAGAAGAAACCATTTCATGCAGATGGCTGTCTTTCTCTTTTCCCAGAAGCTAAAAGAACTGTAGTAAACCCTGAAGACCCCTTTTTAGATAACTTCAG GACTGGAACAAGCATAGATAAAAGCTTTGACTTTTCAG GTGGCTTTCAGAATTCAGCACCATTGACCTCAGATTTCAGACAGTTAACAGCAGAAAGAGT GAATTCTGCAACTAATAGTAGTGCTAACTTTGAGACAACCATTGATCCTCATGCTTGGTCTTTCACTGGAAAGGAAGATCTGCATGACAGCTTCAGTTTATTCAG TGAAGAGTCATGCTCATCCACAGCGG TTGGAGAGGAAAGGAGTTATGAATTTGAATCTCAGTCGATTGGAATTGGAAGTAGACACAGTAATTTTTAA
- the LOC120273252 gene encoding uncharacterized protein LOC120273252, with product MKELVLCITAMLQWTGGSRRKVTASRKSTHNRQKQYFEQRKRQQRAPGLDNDSARNKHANYYEEPRSLDIVSLINLETITWQGYPNQANAIGGPQMKCHSSKLSPAVALKKIINRYSHDSQEACPEATTLSPKKLPETNVSNIVSTANGVSLDYDGEVSVLDLLSDDRPRNDFGGGSVPEPHVAFSVEGLGKIGMITPAHSPRFQDRLTDLNL from the exons ATGAAGGAATTAGTACTTTGCATCACTGCAATGTTACAATGGACAGGCGGATCTAGAAGGAAGGTGACTGCT TCCAGAAAGTCAACGCATAACAG GcaaaaacaatattttgaaCAAAGGAAACGGCAACAACGGGCGCCTGGACTGGACAATGATTCTGCAAGAAACAAACACGCCAATTACTATGAGGAGCCGAGGTCACTAGACATTGTCAGTTTGATAAATTTGGAAACTATTACTTGGCAAGGGTACCCCAATCAGGCCAATG CGATTGGTGGTCCACAAATGAAATGTCATTCATCCAAGCTTTCCCCTGCAGTTGCATTGAAGAAAATCATCAACAGATATTCTCATGATTCACAGGAAGCAT GTCCTGAAGCAACTACTTTATCTCCAAAGAA ATTGCCTGAAACCAATGTTTCTAACATTGTATCAACTGCCAATGGAGTTAGTTTGGATTATGATGGGG AGGTTTCAGTTCTTGACTTGCTCAGTGATGATAGACCAAGAAATGATTTTGGAGGAGGATCAGTTCCTGAACCACATGTTGCATTTTCTGTAGAAG GTCTTGGTAAGATTGGAATGATAACTCCTGCCCATTCACCAAGATTTCAAGATAGGTTAACCGATTTGAATTTATAA